From Daucus carota subsp. sativus chromosome 6, DH1 v3.0, whole genome shotgun sequence, the proteins below share one genomic window:
- the LOC108225147 gene encoding uncharacterized protein LOC108225147, whose translation MDLLNGSSSTTSYQQEVEPGSLLEECWFFENLLTCSKPKMSRCNSDPCPSTNFNARPTDQEQSLISIANASSTALIENENTKVVAPKLVRAPSLPSFMAVKTVQVAQQIGKHDSAEIRFRPQAVVPPPRNTLLRATSLSPPCVGRSEDDEEEEDQESEFRLGRLIRQASLKSSDTFLPPRQTPKSSSIARRPRKKIVVDGNKEMGNQNQIKLSNKGKLPSEIQKKEVERLKALSSQFEKQSLENEVPRNKVAGLQEKSQGDQLEDKKFRRPYAMSDPSARPLMRSTTSIPKWAAAAAENDKRSSQDMKAQLKFWARAVASNARAPGVL comes from the exons ATGGACCTCCTTAATGGGTCCTCTTCCACTACAAGTTATCAACAAGAAGTTGAGCCCGGAAGCCTTTTAGAAGAATGTTGGTTCTTTGAAAACTTGCTAACTTGTAGTAAACCAAAGATGTCAAGGTGCAATTCTGATCCCTGTCCTTCCACAAATTTTAATGCCAGGCCTACTGATCAAGAACAGTCCTTGATCAGTATTGCAAATGCTTCTTCCACAGCATtgattgaaaatgaaaatactAAGGTTGTAGCTCCTAAGTTGGTAAGAGCACCATCTCTGCCTAGCTTCATGGCTGTGAAAACAGTGCAAGTGGCTCAACAAATTGGAAAGCATGATTCTGCAGAGATCAGGTTTAGGCCACAGGCAGTGGTACCTCCTCCGCGGAATACTTTGCTTAGAGCTACATCTCTGTCACCACCTTGTGTTGGAAGATCagaggatgatgaagaagaagaagatcaagaGAGTGAGTTCAGATTGGGTAGATTGATTAGGCAAGCTTCTCTCAAATCCTCAGACACCTTCTTGCCTCCAAGACAAACACCAAAG AGCTCTAGCATCGCAAGGCGTCCCAGAAAGAAAATAGTGGTGGATGGAAACAAGGAGATGGGAAATCAAAACCAAATCAAACTATCAAATAAAGGAAAACTACCTAGTGAAATCCAGAAGAAAGAAGTGGAAAGGCTCAAGGCCTTGAGTTCACAATTCGAAAAACAGAGTTTGGAAAATGAAGTTCCAAGAAATAAAGTTGCAGGGCTGCAAGAGAAAAGTCAGGGTGATCAACTGGAGGACAAAAAATTCAGGAGGCCATATGCCATGTCTGATCCATCAGCAAGGCCTCTGATGCGTTCAACCACATCAATTCCGAAATGGGCTGCTGCAGCTGCAGAAAATGACAAGAGGTCATCACAGGATATGAAGGCACAGCTCAAGTTCTGGGCTCGAGCTGTGGCTTCCAATGCGCGTGCCCCTGGAGTTCTATAA
- the LOC108226506 gene encoding uncharacterized protein LOC108226506: MNCALNHLRTLLLFVKLLLVYQIMAYLGPCTIKILLDYNHTAEYSILNTESLAACSQFEMSWKWKEADLDRVLVPIGLFLIIAYHAFFIYRYRKFPLTTVLGRDNYYRKIWTEKCLQLNAQDRGTSVSVIGSNISDASALSSVSLVLSSLIGAWIGSSKEEDIFVSSIIYGDTSTRIVSVKYVALLSFFLVAFAAFMQTTRNYALATFLITIPSCDIPVNYVQKPILRASHCYTVGMRSLYTAGTLILWIFGPIPMFVSSVSLVAVLYYLDRNLTPPHQFQPLNLTPLYKTGEELASSANRVPHHQE; encoded by the exons ATGAACTGTGCACTCAATCACCTTCGAACGTTATTGCTATTTGTCAAGCTGCTTTTGGTTTACCAAATAATGGCATATTTGGGACCGTGCACAATTAAGATTTTGCTCGACTATAACCACACTGCTGAATACTCAATACTCAATACTGAATCTCTCGCAGCTTGCAGCCAATTCGAAATGAGTTGGAAATGGAAGGAAGCGGACTTGGATCGAGTTCTAGTACCTATTGGCTTGTTTCTCATCATCGCCTATCATGCATTTTTTATCTACAGGTATCGAAAATTTCCTCTGACGACAGTGCTGGGGCGCGACAATTATTACAGAAAAATCTGGACTGAAAAATGTCTGCAG cttaatgcgCAAGACAGAGGAACAAGTGTAAGTGTGATTGGTAGCAACATCTCAGATGCAAGCGCTCTGTCTTCGGTTTCTCTTGTCCTGAGCTCGCTGATTGGAGCATGGATAGGAAGCTCCAAGGAGGAAGACATCTTTGTGAGCAGCATTATTTACGGAGACACCAGCACGAGGATTGTCTCAGTTAAGTATGTCGCGCTGCTCTCATTCTTTCTTGTTGCTTTTGCTGCTTTCATGCAGACAACAAGGAACTATGCCCTTGCCACTTTTCTTATTACCATTCCAAGCTGTGATATTCCAGTGAACTATGTACAAAAGCCAATTTTAAGAGCAAGTCATTGCTATACAGTGGGCATGCGTTCACTTTACACTGCAGGCACTTTAATTTTGTGGATTTTTGGACCAATCCCAATGTTTGTCTCCTCGGTGAGTTTGGTGGCAGTTCTGTATTATTTAGACCGGAACCTGACTCCGCCACACCAATTTCAACCATTGAACCTTACCCCTCTCTACAAGACTGGTGAAGAACTGGCCTCATCTGCAAACAGGGTTCCACATCACCAAGAATGA
- the LOC108226742 gene encoding uncharacterized protein LOC108226742: MSWEWKEADLDRVLVPIGLLMIIAYHAFFINRYRKFPLTTVLGCDNYYRKIWAEKFLQLDAKDRGTSVNVISSNISAASTLSSVSLVLSSLIGAWIGSSKEKDIFVSSIIYGDTSPRIVSIKYVALLSFFLVAFAAFIQTTRNYALATFLITIPSCDIPVNYVQKPIIKASHSYTVGMRALYTAGTLIMWIFGPIPMFVSSVSLVAILYYLDRNLTPPHQFQPLNLTPLYKIGEEVTSSVNRVLHHRE; the protein is encoded by the exons ATGAGTTGGGAATGGAAGGAAGCGGACTTGGATCGAGTTCTAGTACCTATTGGCTTGTTGATGATCATCGCCTATCACGCATTTTTTATCAACAGGTATCGAAAATTTCCTTTGACGACTGTGCTGGGGTGCGACAATTATTACAGGAAAATCTGGGCAGAAAAATTTCTGCAG CTTGATGCCAAAGACAGAGGAACAAGTGTAAATGTGATCAGTAGCAACATCTCAGCTGCAAGCACCTTGTCTTCGGTTTCTCTTGTCCTCAGCTCACTCATTGGAGCATGGATAGGAAGCTCCAAGGAGAAAGACATCTTCGTGAGCAGTATTATTTACGGAGACACCAGCCCGAGGATTGTCTCAATTAAGTACGTCGCGCTGCTCTCTTTCTTTCTTGTTGCTTTTGCTGCTTTCATACAGACAACAAGGAACTATGCCCTTGCCACTTTTCTCATCACCATTCCAAGCTGTGATATTCCGGTGAACTATGTACAAAAGCCGATTATAAAAGCAAGTCATTCCTACACGGTGGGCATGCGTGCACTTTACACTGCAGGCACTTTGATTATGTGGATTTTCGGACCAATCCCAATGTTTGTCTCCTCAGTAAGTTTGGTGGCGATTCTTTATTATTTAGACCGGAACCTGACTCCGCCACACCAATTTCAACCATTGAACCTTACCCCTCTCTACaagattggtgaagaagtgaCCTCATCTGTAAACAGGGTGCTACATCACCGAGAATGA